One genomic window of Coregonus clupeaformis isolate EN_2021a chromosome 12, ASM2061545v1, whole genome shotgun sequence includes the following:
- the LOC121577980 gene encoding beta-1,3-galactosyl-O-glycosyl-glycoprotein beta-1,6-N-acetylglucosaminyltransferase 7-like: MVSVRCWIIMLQLDGTKCSFLFCLGICMFICSVIYLSAKDPTDPKGQRRPLGCRPFSQYCQAFLPSTAGSPAWQRHDCQVESYLLRMGGGGRNLDCSRLVRELHFITSPLSREEEDYPLAFILTVHKELELLVRLLRAIYAPQNVYCVHVDVKAPKEYREAVKSLVGCFPNVFLASRSEMVTYAGFSRLQADINCMRDLVESPVPWRKVVNLCGQDFPVKSNLELVRYMQSKEWRDRNMTPGIKQPASMRHRTQLSYREVRGSHSAPKRGAPKKGAPPHGVQIYFGTAYYALTRTFVEFVLRSQVSRDLLEWSKDAFSPDEHYWVTLNHIKEAPGSHVDGGWSGEIRAIKWRDQEGTEHNGCKGRYVRDICIYGLEDLQWIINRNSMFANKFESKTIPEALDCLEQWHRDKVLQQATVPIQSWWQLATQGNTTALFNATVGL, from the exons ATGGTGTCCGTCCGGTGCTGGATTATTATGCTCCAGCTGGATGGCACCAAGTGCAGTTTCCTGTTCTGCCTGGGAATCTGCATGTTCATCTGCTCAGTCATCTACCTGAGTGCCAAGGACCCTACAGATCCCAAGGGTCAGCGCAGGCCCCTGGGCTGCAGGCCCTTCTCCCAGTACTGCCAAGCCTTCCTCCCCAGCACTGCAGGCTCGCCAGCATGGCAACGCCACGACTGCCAGGTGGAGAGCTATCTTCTGCGTATGGGGGGTGGAGGCAGGAACCTGGACTGCTCCCGCCTGGTGAGGGAGCTCCACTTCATCACCAGCCCACTGAGCCGCGAAGAGGAAGACTACCCTCTGGCCTTCATCCTCACTGTCCACAAGGAGCTGGAGCTGCTTGTGCGCCTGCTGCGGGCCATCTACGCGCCCCAGAATGTCTACTGTGTCCATGTGGACGTCAAGGCTCCAAAGGAGTACAGGGAAGCTGTGAAGAGCCTGGTGGGCTGCTTCCCCAATGTGTTCCTGGCCAGCCGCAGCGAGATGGTGACCTACGCCGGCTTCTCGCGGCTGCAGGCAGACATCAACTGTATGAGGGACCTGGTGGAATCGCCGGTGCCCTGGAGGAAGGTGGTCAACCTGTGTGGCCAGGACTTCCCCGTCAAAAGCAATCTGGAGCTGGTGCGCTACATGCAGAGCAAGGAGTGGAGGGACAGGAACATGACCCCGGGCATCAAGCAGCCGGCGTCCATGAGGCACCGGACTCAGCTGAGTTACAGGGAGGTCAGGGGCTCCCACTCGGCCCCCAAGCGAGGAGCCCCAAAGAAGGGTGCTCCACCCCACGGGGTGCAGATATACTTTGGCACAGCCTACTACGCGCTAACCAGGACCTTTGTGGAGTTTGTACTGAGAAGTCAGGTGTCCAGGGACTTGCTGGAGTGGTCCAAAGACGCATTCAGCCCAGATGAGCACTACTGGGTGACACTCAATCACATCAAAG AAGCGCCAGGAAGTCATGTAGACGGAGGTTGGAGCGGCGAGATCAGGGCGATAAAATGGAGGGACCAAGAGGGGACTGAACACAACGGATGCAAAG GCCGTTATGTCAGGGACATCTGCATCTACGGTCTGGAGGATTTGCAATGGATCATCAACAGAAACAGCATGTTTGCCAACAAGTTTGAGAGCAAGACCATCCCAGAAGCTTTGGACTGCCTGGAGCAGTGGCACAGGGACAAGGTCCTGCAGCAAGCCACGGTTCCCATCCAGTCATGGTGGCAACTTGCCACGCAAGGCAACACTACCGCTCTTTTCAATGCCACAGTGGGACTTTGA